Proteins from a genomic interval of Pseudomonas silesiensis:
- a CDS encoding SDR family oxidoreductase, translating to MSLQGKTLFITGASRGIGREIALRAARDGANIVIAAKSAEPHPKLPGTIFSVAKEVEAAGGKALALQVDVRDEVAVHEALARANEHFGGIDALVNNAGAIKLTGVQHIELKRFDLMHQINTRAVLLCSQAALPYLKKSSGHILNLSPPLNLASKWFAQYSPYTVTKYGMSMLTVGMSEEFKHYGISVNSLWPQTMIATAAIEFQLGSRESFKHARTPAIMADAAHVILDSSERSITGRLLIDEEILREHGVTEFDHYRFEPGTNDKLMPDLFID from the coding sequence ATGTCATTACAAGGAAAAACCCTGTTCATTACCGGCGCCAGCCGCGGCATCGGGCGCGAGATTGCGCTGCGGGCCGCACGGGACGGGGCCAATATTGTGATTGCGGCCAAAAGCGCCGAGCCGCACCCCAAGTTGCCGGGCACGATTTTCAGCGTGGCGAAGGAAGTCGAAGCCGCTGGCGGTAAAGCGCTGGCCTTGCAGGTGGATGTGCGTGACGAGGTCGCGGTACATGAAGCACTGGCCAGGGCCAACGAGCATTTCGGTGGCATCGATGCGCTGGTCAACAACGCCGGGGCGATCAAGCTGACCGGCGTGCAACACATCGAACTCAAGCGCTTCGACCTGATGCACCAGATCAACACCCGCGCCGTACTGCTATGCAGCCAGGCTGCCCTGCCCTACCTGAAAAAGAGCAGCGGCCATATCCTCAACCTGTCGCCGCCACTGAACCTGGCGAGCAAATGGTTCGCCCAGTACAGCCCCTACACCGTGACCAAATACGGCATGAGCATGCTGACCGTCGGCATGAGCGAGGAATTCAAGCACTACGGCATCAGCGTCAACTCGCTGTGGCCGCAGACCATGATCGCCACCGCCGCCATCGAGTTTCAGCTGGGTTCCCGGGAGTCGTTCAAGCATGCGCGTACGCCGGCGATCATGGCGGATGCTGCGCACGTGATTCTGGACAGCAGCGAGCGCAGCATTACGGGGCGCTTGCTGATTGATGAGGAGATTCTGCGTGAGCATGGCGTGACCGAATTTGATCACTACCGCTTCGAGCCCGGCACCAACGACAAGCTGATGCCCGACTTGTTTATCGATTGA
- the gbcB gene encoding glycine-betaine demethylase subunit GbcB, translating into MSNSFLNPVTTQTWANGRHIVRCVKVIQETWDVRTFCFMADQPILFFFKPGQFVTLELEIEGVPIMRSYTISSSPSVPYSFSVTIKRVPGGKVSNWLHDTLHEGQELAVHGPVGLFNAMDFTAPKVLYLSGGVGITPVMSMARWFYDTNGNVDMVFIHSARSPKDIIYHRELEHMASRIDNFSLHLICEKHGLGEPWAGYRGYLNQKMLELMAPDFMEREVFCCGPTPYMNAVKRMLEMIGFDMSRYHEESFGATPPEARADAVEQAEIAADAPDIDVADLHQVEFTASGKSIRVAPGETVHAAAAKLGLLIPKACGMGICGTCKVLKLGGEVDMDHNGGITEEDEAEGFILSCCSVPKGDVRIEF; encoded by the coding sequence ATGTCCAACAGCTTCCTGAATCCGGTAACCACCCAGACCTGGGCCAATGGCCGACATATCGTCCGTTGCGTCAAAGTCATCCAGGAAACCTGGGATGTGCGCACCTTCTGCTTCATGGCCGACCAGCCGATCCTGTTCTTTTTCAAGCCCGGGCAGTTTGTCACCCTGGAGCTGGAAATCGAAGGCGTGCCGATCATGCGCTCCTACACCATTTCCAGCTCGCCGTCGGTGCCGTACAGCTTTTCGGTGACCATCAAGCGCGTGCCGGGCGGCAAGGTTTCCAACTGGTTGCACGACACCCTGCACGAAGGCCAGGAATTGGCGGTGCACGGACCGGTCGGGCTGTTCAACGCCATGGACTTCACCGCGCCGAAAGTGCTGTACCTCAGCGGCGGCGTTGGCATCACGCCGGTCATGTCCATGGCGCGCTGGTTCTACGACACCAACGGCAACGTCGACATGGTGTTTATCCACAGCGCCCGTTCGCCCAAAGACATCATTTACCACCGCGAGCTGGAACACATGGCGTCGCGGATCGACAACTTCAGCCTGCACCTGATCTGCGAGAAGCATGGCCTGGGTGAACCATGGGCCGGTTATCGCGGTTACCTGAACCAGAAGATGCTCGAGTTGATGGCGCCGGACTTCATGGAGCGCGAAGTGTTCTGCTGCGGCCCGACGCCGTACATGAATGCGGTGAAGCGCATGCTGGAAATGATCGGCTTCGACATGTCGCGTTATCACGAGGAATCTTTCGGCGCCACGCCACCGGAAGCCCGCGCCGATGCGGTGGAGCAAGCCGAAATTGCCGCAGACGCACCGGACATCGACGTGGCGGACCTGCATCAGGTGGAGTTCACGGCGTCCGGCAAGAGCATTCGTGTTGCACCGGGGGAAACCGTTCACGCCGCTGCCGCCAAGTTGGGCCTGTTGATTCCGAAAGCGTGCGGGATGGGGATCTGCGGGACGTGCAAGGTGTTGAAACTGGGTGGCGAGGTCGACATGGACCACAACGGCGGGATCACCGAGGAAGACGAAGCCGAGGGGTTCATCCTGTCGTGCTGCAGCGTGCCGAAGGGCGATGTGCGGATCGAGTTTTGA
- the gbcA gene encoding glycine-betaine demethylase subunit GbcA yields the protein MDVTAKISLGDPLEPARKATAQMLQERERTFSLPQPFYSDERLFDIDMQEIFQKEWLIAGMTCEIPTKGNYLTLQIGKNPIIVIRGAEGVVHAFHNVCRHRGSRLCTSEKGKVAKLVCHYHQWTYELDGRLLFAGTEMGADFDMKQYGLKPVNVKTAGGYIFISLSENPPAIDDFLATLNHYMEPYDMENTKVAITTTLMEKANWKLVLENNRECYHCNASHPELLKTLLEWDDVTDPRADQAFKDHVAASAAAWEAEKIPYAHASFGLRNRIVRMPLLKGTVSMTLDGKQGCAKLMGRIKNPDLGSMRILHLPHSWNHCMGDHIIVFTVWPISAQETMVTTKWVVHKDAVEGVDYDVERMRQVWDATNDQDRRLAEENQRGINSTAYQPGPYSKTYEFGVVNFVDWYSERLLNNLGAEPAPYLKGVPVQG from the coding sequence ATGGACGTCACCGCAAAAATCAGCCTGGGCGATCCGCTGGAACCCGCACGCAAGGCCACCGCGCAGATGCTGCAAGAGCGCGAGCGCACTTTCTCGCTGCCGCAGCCGTTTTACTCTGACGAGCGGCTGTTTGATATCGACATGCAGGAAATCTTCCAGAAAGAATGGTTGATCGCCGGCATGACCTGCGAGATCCCGACCAAGGGCAACTACCTGACCCTGCAGATCGGCAAGAACCCGATCATCGTGATCCGCGGCGCCGAAGGTGTGGTGCATGCGTTCCACAACGTCTGTCGTCACCGTGGTTCGCGGCTGTGCACCAGTGAAAAAGGCAAGGTCGCCAAGCTGGTCTGCCACTACCACCAGTGGACTTACGAGCTGGACGGTCGCCTGCTGTTCGCCGGCACCGAAATGGGCGCCGACTTCGACATGAAGCAATACGGCCTCAAACCGGTGAACGTGAAGACCGCCGGCGGCTATATCTTCATCAGCCTGTCGGAGAACCCGCCAGCCATCGATGACTTCCTGGCGACGTTGAACCATTACATGGAACCGTACGACATGGAGAACACCAAGGTGGCGATTACCACCACCTTGATGGAAAAGGCCAACTGGAAGCTGGTGCTGGAGAACAACCGCGAGTGCTACCACTGCAACGCCTCGCACCCGGAACTGCTGAAAACCCTGCTGGAATGGGACGACGTCACCGACCCGCGGGCCGACCAGGCGTTCAAGGACCACGTCGCCGCCTCCGCCGCCGCCTGGGAAGCCGAAAAAATTCCTTACGCCCACGCCAGCTTCGGCCTGCGTAACCGTATCGTGCGCATGCCGCTGCTCAAGGGCACCGTGTCGATGACCTTGGACGGCAAGCAGGGTTGCGCCAAACTCATGGGTCGCATCAAGAACCCGGACCTGGGCTCGATGCGTATCCTGCACCTGCCGCACTCCTGGAACCACTGCATGGGCGACCACATCATCGTCTTCACGGTGTGGCCGATCAGCGCCCAGGAAACCATGGTCACCACCAAGTGGGTCGTGCACAAGGACGCGGTCGAAGGCGTGGACTACGACGTGGAGCGCATGCGCCAGGTCTGGGATGCGACCAACGACCAGGACCGTCGCCTGGCCGAAGAGAACCAGCGCGGGATCAACTCCACGGCGTACCAGCCCGGGCCTTATTCCAAGACCTATGAGTTCGGTGTGGTGAACTTTGTGGACTGGTATAGCGAGCGGTTGTTGAACAATCTTGGGGCTGAGCCTGCGCCTTACCTCAAAGGCGTCCCGGTTCAGGGCTAA
- a CDS encoding GNAT family N-acetyltransferase, whose product MTVEFRSAVRADAREIARLFQITSEGAADYIWSQLAQPGQDLLDVGATRYARDDVDFSWQNCLIAQANDEVIGMMHSYVMRHDPLAEPTTDPVLAPYATMEIPDTLYISSLALHEGWRNQGLGKQFLAYAYDRANQLGLNGLSLIDYAANTGARRFYERNGFRIVDTCQITPHPMIRVTGEAYLMYRP is encoded by the coding sequence ATGACAGTTGAGTTTCGTTCGGCAGTGCGTGCGGACGCGCGGGAAATTGCGCGTTTGTTTCAAATCACATCGGAGGGGGCTGCGGATTACATCTGGAGTCAACTGGCACAGCCCGGCCAGGATCTGCTGGACGTCGGCGCCACCCGATATGCCCGTGACGACGTAGACTTCTCCTGGCAGAACTGCCTTATCGCACAGGCGAATGACGAGGTCATTGGCATGATGCACAGCTATGTGATGCGTCACGATCCGCTGGCAGAGCCGACAACCGACCCGGTGCTGGCGCCCTACGCGACGATGGAAATCCCCGACACCCTCTACATTTCCAGCCTGGCTTTGCATGAAGGCTGGCGCAACCAGGGCTTGGGCAAGCAATTCCTTGCCTATGCTTACGACCGCGCCAACCAGTTGGGCCTCAACGGCTTGAGCCTGATCGACTACGCCGCAAACACCGGCGCCCGCCGGTTTTACGAGCGCAATGGCTTCCGCATCGTCGACACCTGTCAGATCACGCCGCACCCGATGATTCGGGTCACGGGTGAGGCGTATCTGATGTACCGTCCGTAG